The Streptomyces sp. GSL17-111 region GCCTCGGTCGTGGCCAGATCCGTGCCCGCGTCGCCGGGGTGGGCGTAGGAGGGCAGCGGCACCTCGGGGTCCAGTCGGCGGACGAGGACGTCCACCGGTGGCCGGGGCGCGCTCACGGGTTCACCTCGAAGGCGCGGGCCCGGCGGAGCTGGTCCGGGTCGTTCATGGCCGCCTGGATCTCCTCGTCGCGGCCGTTGCTGATGAAGTGCTCCACCTTGACCTCGATGAAGAGGCCGTCGGCCCGGACGGCGACGGGACCCTCGGGGCCGCCGATCCGGCCGGTGGCGGTGCAGTAGATCTTCCGGCCGTGCACGGCCGTGACCCTGGCCTCCAGGTGCAGAACCGATCCGACGGGGACGGGTTGTCGGAAGTCCGTCTCCAGCCGACCGGTGACCGAGATGGTGTGCATGAGCCAGTTCAGCGAGCCCAGCGTCTCGTCGAGCGCGGTGGTGAGGACGCCGCCGTGGGCGAGGCCCGGAGCGCCCTGGTGCTCGGGCTTGACGGTGAACTCGGCCGTGACGTCCACGCCCTCGCCGGCGCGTGCGTCCAGGTGCAGGCCGTGCGGCTGGCCGGTCCCGCAGCCGAAGCACTGGTCGTAGTGGGAGCCGAGGGGCTCTCCGGGCGCGGGCGCGTCCGGGTGCCGGACGGGCGCGCGCGCGCCCTCCGGCGGTGTGAGCGAGGTTCTCTGAGCAGTCACGTCAGCAGACCCTACCGCCGCCCGCCACCGGCCCCCGCAGCCGCTGTACCGAGCGCCGTGCGGGCGTGCCAAGCTGAGGGGCATGCAGGCGTACGACGAACGACTGACCGCCCCCCGGTCGTGGTGGCTGACCGTCCCCGCGCTCTCCGGCC contains the following coding sequences:
- a CDS encoding PaaI family thioesterase, which produces MTAQRTSLTPPEGARAPVRHPDAPAPGEPLGSHYDQCFGCGTGQPHGLHLDARAGEGVDVTAEFTVKPEHQGAPGLAHGGVLTTALDETLGSLNWLMHTISVTGRLETDFRQPVPVGSVLHLEARVTAVHGRKIYCTATGRIGGPEGPVAVRADGLFIEVKVEHFISNGRDEEIQAAMNDPDQLRRARAFEVNP